From the genome of Nakamurella flavida, one region includes:
- a CDS encoding DinB family protein: MTDEDAVAPSMKADLLRYLQTGRDAVLWKLDGLGEYDARRPLTPTGTNLLGLVKHLAGVEIGYLGDTFGRPFPDPPAWMTAEDGPDDDPQADLFATPDETREDVVGLYRRAWAHGDATVEALDLSSVGQVPWWPPERRDVTLHRVLVHLIAETHRHAGHADIVREGIDGAAGLRADGSNLWVEGDGWPAYRDRVERAAREAAG; this comes from the coding sequence ATGACGGACGAGGACGCGGTCGCCCCCAGCATGAAGGCCGACCTGCTGCGCTACCTGCAGACCGGGCGGGACGCGGTGCTGTGGAAGCTGGACGGGCTCGGCGAGTACGACGCCCGCCGCCCGCTCACCCCCACCGGGACCAACCTGCTCGGCCTGGTCAAGCACCTGGCCGGGGTCGAGATCGGTTATCTGGGCGACACCTTCGGCCGCCCGTTCCCGGACCCGCCGGCCTGGATGACCGCGGAGGACGGCCCGGACGACGATCCGCAGGCCGATCTGTTCGCCACCCCCGACGAGACCCGGGAGGACGTCGTCGGCCTGTACCGCCGGGCCTGGGCGCACGGTGACGCCACCGTCGAGGCCCTCGACCTGTCCTCCGTCGGGCAGGTGCCCTGGTGGCCACCGGAGCGCCGTGACGTCACCCTGCACCGGGTGCTGGTGCACCTGATCGCCGAGACGCACCGGCACGCCGGTCACGCCGACATCGTCCGGGAGGGCATCGACGGGGCAGCCGGCCTGCGCGCGGACGGCAGCAACCTCTGGGTGGAGGGCGACGGCTGGCCGGCCTACCGGGACCGGGTGGAACGGGCCGCGCGGGAAGCCGCCGGCTGA
- a CDS encoding DUF427 domain-containing protein — protein sequence MADPRPRPVAPGPGQESVWDYPRPPLLELSPRHLTVRLGDLTVADTHGAFRVLETSHPPTWYLPRADVTESALRPSRTRSTMCEWKGAATYWDVVAPDGTVLVAAAWSYERPTTPFREITGYLAFAADDLDCRIDGERVRPQEGFYAGWITDEVVGPFKGGPGTWGW from the coding sequence ATGGCCGATCCCCGTCCCCGCCCCGTCGCTCCCGGCCCCGGTCAGGAGTCGGTGTGGGACTACCCCCGCCCGCCCCTGTTGGAGCTCTCCCCCCGGCACCTGACGGTGCGGCTGGGCGACCTGACCGTCGCCGACACCCACGGCGCCTTTCGCGTGCTGGAGACCTCCCACCCGCCGACCTGGTACCTGCCCCGCGCCGACGTCACGGAGTCGGCACTGCGCCCGTCGCGCACCCGCAGCACGATGTGCGAGTGGAAGGGCGCGGCCACCTACTGGGACGTCGTCGCGCCGGACGGAACGGTGCTCGTCGCCGCGGCCTGGAGCTACGAGCGCCCCACCACCCCGTTCCGGGAGATCACCGGGTACCTGGCCTTCGCCGCGGACGACCTGGACTGCCGCATCGACGGGGAGCGGGTCCGCCCGCAGGAGGGTTTCTACGCGGGCTGGATCACCGACGAAGTCGTCGGGCCGTTCAAGGGTGGACCGGGAACCTGGGGCTGGTGA
- a CDS encoding lactonase family protein: MTGTDRPAAWVGCFTRGTGGQGERVEVVRRVGEVWRGPARRPAVEPPVISPSFLVHAPVPDRLYAVSEAPEGELVGYRIEPDGTAVPDDRVASGGSFPCHLAVAPGGAFLVTAHYGSGTVAVHALDGAGRLGRRTDLLAHTGNGPDPDRQEGPHPHQAVFVGDLLLVPDLGLDVVRSYRLDAHGRLAPAGPDGVLPPGFGPRHLVALPGGRIAVVGELAGAIALLALDPVTAASTLLDVAATTGRSGRCAPSGIGVDPAGRWVAVANRGVETVAVFAVPAPGQGWSPPRETWCGGTEPRDLTVDGDRIHVANQHGGGLITLQVLPGGGGSPAGPTIRRTGRGVALGSPTCVLPARPAR, from the coding sequence ATGACGGGGACGGACCGGCCGGCGGCCTGGGTCGGGTGCTTCACCCGGGGTACCGGCGGACAGGGCGAACGGGTCGAGGTGGTGCGTCGGGTCGGCGAGGTCTGGCGTGGACCCGCCCGGCGCCCGGCGGTCGAACCACCGGTGATCTCCCCGTCCTTCCTGGTGCACGCCCCCGTCCCGGATCGGCTGTATGCGGTCTCGGAGGCGCCGGAGGGTGAGCTCGTCGGGTACCGGATCGAGCCGGACGGGACGGCCGTCCCCGACGACCGCGTCGCCAGTGGCGGCAGCTTCCCGTGCCATCTGGCCGTCGCCCCGGGGGGCGCGTTCCTGGTCACCGCGCACTACGGCTCGGGCACCGTCGCGGTGCACGCCCTGGACGGGGCCGGCCGCCTGGGCCGGCGCACCGATCTGCTGGCCCACACCGGGAACGGGCCCGATCCCGATCGGCAGGAGGGTCCGCACCCGCACCAGGCGGTGTTCGTCGGCGATCTGCTGCTCGTCCCCGACCTGGGTCTGGACGTCGTCCGCAGCTACCGGCTCGACGCCCACGGCCGGCTGGCCCCGGCCGGACCGGACGGGGTGCTGCCGCCCGGGTTCGGTCCGCGGCACCTGGTCGCCCTGCCCGGGGGCCGGATCGCCGTGGTCGGCGAGTTGGCCGGGGCGATCGCCCTGCTCGCTCTCGACCCGGTGACCGCCGCGTCCACCCTGCTGGACGTGGCCGCCACCACCGGCCGGTCGGGTCGCTGCGCACCGAGCGGGATCGGTGTCGACCCGGCCGGCCGGTGGGTCGCGGTGGCCAACCGCGGGGTGGAGACCGTCGCGGTGTTCGCCGTCCCGGCCCCGGGGCAGGGTTGGTCGCCGCCCCGGGAGACCTGGTGCGGCGGGACCGAGCCGCGGGACCTCACCGTGGACGGCGATCGGATACACGTCGCCAACCAGCACGGCGGCGGGCTGATCACCCTGCAGGTCCTCCCGGGCGGCGGGGGGAGCCCGGCCGGCCCGACGATCCGCCGGACCGGCCGGGGCGTGGCGCTGGGCAGTCCGACGTGCGTGCTGCCCGCCCGGCCGGCCCGCTGA